In Tsuneonella dongtanensis, a single window of DNA contains:
- a CDS encoding DUF2855 family protein gives MLRQVLLEKANLAHAEIVEAAMPALADGAVRLAIESFSVTSNNVTYAAMGDAFRYWNFFPAPEGYGIVPMWGHAWVIESRCPDIAVGERVYGYLPMATHLDVIPGKVSPSGFTDTAGHRQPMSPVYNQYARLAADPEHDPSREAERMVFGPLFKTGFLIESFMRREAWFGAEQVILTSASSKTALSLASVARHRSPEVARIGLTSASNVDFVSSTGLYDRVIAYDTIDELPKVPSVSVDFAGNADVLRAIHTHLESGLRYSCLVGATHLDARTGATADLPGPSPQLFFAPDHAVALFKEVGPAMASQQIAESMHRFLSDTAGTVEIERRRGLEAARDVFVEMLGGSVDPKVGIVIEP, from the coding sequence GTGCTGCGGCAGGTTCTTCTCGAAAAGGCGAACCTGGCCCATGCCGAGATCGTCGAAGCGGCGATGCCGGCACTTGCCGACGGCGCCGTGCGGCTCGCCATCGAGAGCTTTTCCGTCACGTCGAACAACGTCACGTACGCCGCGATGGGCGATGCCTTCCGCTATTGGAACTTCTTTCCTGCGCCCGAAGGTTACGGAATCGTCCCGATGTGGGGACATGCGTGGGTGATCGAGAGCCGCTGTCCGGACATTGCTGTGGGTGAGCGGGTGTATGGCTACCTGCCGATGGCGACCCACCTCGATGTCATTCCCGGGAAAGTGTCGCCCTCGGGTTTCACGGACACCGCCGGCCATCGCCAACCGATGAGCCCGGTCTACAACCAGTATGCGCGCCTCGCCGCCGACCCGGAACACGACCCGTCGCGCGAAGCCGAGCGGATGGTGTTCGGCCCGCTCTTCAAGACCGGCTTCCTGATCGAGAGTTTTATGCGGCGCGAAGCATGGTTCGGGGCCGAGCAGGTCATTCTGACCAGCGCATCTTCAAAGACCGCGCTGTCGCTGGCGAGCGTGGCACGCCACCGGTCGCCCGAGGTCGCGCGCATCGGCCTTACATCCGCAAGCAATGTCGATTTCGTCTCATCGACCGGTCTCTACGACCGGGTTATCGCATACGACACGATCGACGAGTTGCCGAAGGTCCCAAGCGTCTCGGTCGACTTCGCTGGCAATGCCGATGTCCTGCGCGCGATCCACACGCATCTGGAAAGCGGTCTGCGCTACTCGTGCCTTGTCGGCGCGACGCACCTCGATGCGCGGACGGGCGCGACGGCCGACCTGCCGGGCCCATCGCCGCAGCTTTTCTTCGCCCCCGACCATGCGGTCGCCTTGTTCAAAGAGGTCGGACCGGCAATGGCGTCGCAACAGATAGCCGAAAGCATGCACAGGTTCCTCTCCGACACCGCGGGAACCGTCGAGATCGAACGGCGCCGCGGTCTGGAAGCGGCGCGCGACGTCTTTGTCGAGATGCTGGGCGGTTCGGTCGACCCGAAGGTCGGGATCGTCATCGAACCCTGA
- a CDS encoding FAD-dependent oxidoreductase, producing MTRHLAIIGSGPAGYYTAEAAQKQWGDDVRVDVFDSLPVPYGLIRTGVAPDHQSIKGVSRRYEATALSENVRFVGNVTVGRDVTVDELRQFYDAVVFATGAPHDRALGIPGEGLTNVFGSAAFVGWYNGHPQFASLAPDLSGRSAAVIGMGNVALDVARLLSKKSSEFDGSDIVRHALDALNASSIRQVTIIGRRGPHQIMMTPKELGELMHLDKASPRVDPADLPDEGEDAFLEPGLRKSVTHLRSFAAIPESERADKPIEIDFDMFASPVRLVGEGKVEGVEVERTVVEAGRAIGTGEAYVVPADIVIACIGYRSSPIPGVPFDERAGRFANDEGRILPGMYAVGWARRGPSGTIGTNRPDGFGVIERIAEDFASGAIDGNIREGRAGFDRLAEARGLDVVTFRDWKKIEEAESRAAREGAPREKFVDVESMIRARG from the coding sequence ATGACGCGCCACCTCGCCATCATCGGCTCTGGCCCGGCAGGGTATTACACCGCCGAGGCTGCGCAGAAGCAGTGGGGCGATGATGTGCGGGTCGACGTTTTCGATAGCCTGCCGGTGCCGTACGGACTGATCCGAACCGGCGTCGCGCCGGACCACCAGTCGATCAAGGGCGTGAGCCGCCGTTACGAGGCGACCGCTCTCAGTGAAAACGTGCGTTTCGTGGGCAATGTCACGGTCGGTCGGGACGTGACCGTGGACGAGCTGCGGCAGTTCTACGATGCGGTCGTTTTCGCCACGGGCGCCCCGCACGATCGCGCACTGGGTATTCCCGGAGAGGGCCTGACGAACGTCTTCGGGAGCGCCGCATTCGTCGGTTGGTACAACGGGCACCCCCAGTTCGCTTCGCTGGCGCCCGACCTGTCGGGTCGCAGCGCCGCGGTGATCGGGATGGGCAACGTTGCCCTCGATGTCGCGCGGTTGTTGTCGAAAAAAAGCAGCGAGTTCGACGGCAGCGACATTGTCAGGCACGCGCTCGACGCGCTCAATGCGTCGAGCATTCGCCAGGTCACCATCATCGGTCGGCGCGGTCCGCACCAGATCATGATGACGCCGAAGGAACTCGGCGAGCTCATGCATCTCGACAAAGCGAGTCCCCGGGTCGATCCTGCCGACCTGCCCGACGAAGGCGAAGACGCCTTCCTCGAACCCGGTTTGCGGAAATCCGTCACCCATCTGCGAAGCTTCGCGGCCATTCCCGAGAGCGAGCGGGCTGACAAGCCGATCGAGATCGACTTCGACATGTTCGCATCGCCTGTCCGTCTTGTCGGAGAAGGCAAGGTCGAAGGGGTCGAAGTCGAACGCACCGTGGTCGAGGCGGGCAGAGCGATCGGCACCGGCGAGGCGTATGTCGTGCCCGCCGACATCGTCATCGCCTGCATCGGTTACCGCAGTTCCCCCATTCCCGGCGTGCCGTTCGATGAACGCGCGGGACGCTTCGCGAACGACGAAGGGCGCATCTTGCCCGGAATGTATGCCGTAGGCTGGGCACGGCGTGGGCCCAGCGGGACGATCGGCACCAATCGGCCGGACGGCTTCGGTGTCATCGAACGGATCGCGGAAGACTTCGCGAGCGGCGCGATCGATGGAAACATCCGCGAGGGCCGTGCCGGTTTCGACCGTCTGGCCGAGGCGCGCGGCCTGGACGTCGTCACCTTCCGTGACTGGAAGAAGATCGAGGAAGCGGAATCGAGGGCAGCCCGCGAAGGCGCCCCGCGCGAGAAGTTTGTGGATGTGGAAAGCATGATCCGCGCGCGCGGATGA
- a CDS encoding alpha/beta hydrolase, whose amino-acid sequence MTDPMASADVRMMTAGGRELRVATWRLNEPSHHLPVLFFNGIGANIEAVAPLAEALDDRGFVMFDMPGVGGSPEPVVPYNTFTMAWTTAQLLDQLGLDLVDVMGVSWGGAMAQHFALQHGDRVHRLILCATSAGMLMVPGNPAALSKMADPRRYVDAAFMEKHFATLYGDALGKTAGKGSHMSRLKPPTRRGYFYQLLAMLGWTSAPALPFLKKPTLIMMGDEDAIVPPINGRFLHSLIPNSELEIFEGGGHLFLLSHREQSISCMRAFLDREEARKAA is encoded by the coding sequence TTGACCGACCCCATGGCGTCCGCGGACGTTCGCATGATGACCGCCGGAGGCCGCGAATTGCGCGTGGCGACCTGGCGCCTGAACGAGCCGTCGCACCACCTTCCCGTCCTGTTCTTCAACGGCATCGGCGCCAATATCGAGGCGGTCGCCCCGCTGGCGGAGGCACTCGACGATCGCGGCTTCGTGATGTTCGACATGCCGGGCGTGGGCGGATCGCCCGAACCCGTGGTGCCCTACAACACCTTCACGATGGCCTGGACGACCGCGCAGTTGCTCGACCAGCTCGGCCTGGACCTGGTCGATGTCATGGGCGTCAGCTGGGGAGGCGCGATGGCCCAACATTTCGCCTTGCAGCACGGCGATCGCGTACACCGGCTCATCCTCTGCGCCACGAGCGCCGGGATGCTGATGGTCCCGGGGAATCCCGCTGCGCTGAGTAAGATGGCCGACCCGCGCCGCTACGTCGATGCGGCTTTCATGGAAAAGCACTTCGCGACCCTGTATGGGGATGCCCTCGGCAAGACCGCGGGTAAAGGCTCGCACATGAGCCGGCTGAAGCCGCCTACGCGGCGCGGCTATTTCTATCAGTTGCTGGCCATGCTCGGGTGGACCAGCGCACCCGCCCTGCCCTTTCTCAAGAAGCCGACGCTGATCATGATGGGCGACGAGGATGCGATCGTGCCGCCCATCAACGGGCGGTTCCTGCACAGCCTGATCCCGAACAGCGAACTCGAGATTTTCGAGGGCGGCGGACACCTGTTCCTCCTCAGCCATCGCGAACAATCGATCAGCTGCATGCGCGCCTTCCTCGATCGGGAGGAGGCTCGCAAGGCTGCATGA
- a CDS encoding PHA/PHB synthase family protein, translated as MNERVKAVAVGETTMGSRLEDEAAQSTTTLGPMVGLVREDIAGAVALLLRETATDPQRTMRHAQAMCEDMIKIMTGQSDLAPDPKDKRFKDPAWQYNPFLRAGAQYYLAVQKGMKNWLGELELDAIERDRANFISQIIIDALAPTNTLWGNPTAQKRLVDSGGLSLIKGLKNAYDDMVHNKGMVSQVNKRPFKIGENVATSKGAVVLRTEMMELIQYAPTTDEVHAIPQLTIPPQINKMYINDLSPEKSVVKYQVDNGIQTFVISWKNPSKEQGVWGMAEYVASCEEAMKAVAKITGSDKVNISAGCSGGQTASVVASKLAADGSDLLGSLTLMVCVLHPQQGDIEAGSLMTDNGLALAKKRAAKAGIIKGDDLSRGFAWLRPNDLIWNYVINNYLLGDDPPAFDVLFWNADATNLSATLMGDFLTLFETLAFTKQGEVEMAGHKVDLSEVDADLFILGGVTDHITPWRATYRSTQLFGSDDVTYVLSQSGHMQAILNPPGNPKAKYYVQKGGGDLPETAEEWLKGTEEVAGSWWPFWMDWVQKRSGPKKAAPKKLGGKGFEPLDPAPGLYVLEQA; from the coding sequence ATGAACGAAAGGGTCAAGGCAGTCGCCGTGGGAGAGACGACGATGGGCTCACGCCTGGAAGATGAAGCAGCACAATCCACGACTACCCTCGGACCGATGGTCGGACTTGTCCGCGAGGACATAGCCGGCGCTGTCGCACTCCTCCTGCGGGAAACCGCAACCGATCCCCAGCGCACGATGCGCCACGCCCAGGCGATGTGCGAGGACATGATTAAGATCATGACCGGTCAGAGCGATCTCGCCCCCGATCCCAAGGACAAGCGGTTCAAGGACCCCGCGTGGCAGTACAATCCGTTCCTCAGGGCGGGCGCGCAGTATTACCTGGCCGTCCAGAAGGGCATGAAGAACTGGCTGGGCGAACTTGAGCTGGACGCGATCGAGCGTGACCGGGCCAACTTCATCAGTCAGATCATCATCGACGCCCTTGCCCCGACCAACACGCTCTGGGGCAATCCGACCGCGCAGAAGCGCCTCGTCGACAGCGGCGGGCTCTCGCTGATCAAGGGCCTCAAGAACGCCTACGACGACATGGTCCACAACAAGGGCATGGTCAGTCAGGTCAACAAGAGGCCGTTCAAGATCGGCGAAAACGTGGCGACGTCCAAGGGTGCGGTCGTGCTGCGGACCGAGATGATGGAGCTGATCCAGTACGCCCCGACGACCGACGAGGTCCATGCGATCCCGCAGCTGACGATCCCGCCGCAGATCAACAAGATGTACATCAATGACCTCTCTCCCGAGAAATCGGTGGTCAAATACCAGGTCGACAACGGCATCCAGACTTTCGTCATCAGCTGGAAGAACCCGAGCAAGGAGCAAGGCGTCTGGGGGATGGCCGAGTATGTGGCGAGCTGCGAAGAGGCGATGAAGGCGGTCGCGAAGATCACGGGTAGCGACAAGGTCAACATCTCGGCCGGCTGTTCGGGCGGGCAGACGGCTTCGGTCGTCGCCAGCAAGCTTGCCGCCGATGGCAGCGATCTTCTCGGTTCGCTCACCCTGATGGTCTGCGTCCTGCATCCCCAGCAGGGCGATATCGAGGCGGGCTCGCTGATGACCGACAACGGCCTGGCCCTCGCCAAGAAGCGGGCTGCCAAGGCCGGTATCATCAAGGGCGACGACCTCAGCCGCGGGTTCGCCTGGCTCCGGCCGAACGACCTCATCTGGAACTATGTCATCAATAACTACCTGCTCGGCGACGATCCGCCGGCCTTCGACGTGCTGTTCTGGAACGCCGACGCGACGAACCTGTCGGCCACCCTGATGGGCGATTTCCTGACCCTGTTCGAAACGCTCGCCTTCACTAAGCAAGGCGAAGTGGAAATGGCCGGGCACAAGGTCGACCTGAGCGAGGTCGATGCGGACCTGTTCATCCTCGGCGGGGTGACCGACCACATCACGCCGTGGCGGGCGACCTATCGGTCGACGCAACTGTTCGGTTCGGACGACGTAACCTACGTGCTCAGCCAGTCGGGCCACATGCAGGCGATCCTGAATCCGCCGGGCAATCCCAAGGCGAAATATTACGTGCAAAAGGGCGGCGGCGATCTTCCCGAAACGGCCGAAGAATGGCTCAAGGGCACGGAAGAAGTCGCGGGGAGCTGGTGGCCGTTTTGGATGGATTGGGTGCAGAAGCGCTCGGGACCCAAGAAAGCCGCTCCGAAGAAACTGGGCGGCAAAGGTTTCGAGCCGCTCGATCCCGCCCCCGGCCTCTACGTCCTCGAACAGGCCTGA
- a CDS encoding EAL domain-containing protein, with the protein MGFAVIAPIGLASLAFSNWMVNGSLDYHWGAASLISLTALTTALLGNRIVLIFTAQAVCWSIYALIEGTAYAVGATSAAVLVLVLVSRYQARINKAEAERQAALERRQTRAEDILRDYEETGQGWFWETDRRGQIIYLSDSVARSLNREKAELDGRPFVELFDLACDSREGERTLLFHLSARSAFTELAVRSSNPDEERWWSINGRPIFDEYHNFCGFRGSGTDLTEKKRSADQASRLARFDSLTGLANRFQMSQSLEKILANPLEMQRECAVFLLDLDRFKHVNDTLGHPAGDALLRQVAQRLERTVGRSGRVGRLGGDEFQVIVPGRIDRAQVSALAKDIITAISQPYSIEGHRVVIGVSVGIAISPDDGTTNEALIRNADLALYAAKDGGRGRHHFYAPDLHADAEERSKLERDLRDAIAEGNLELHYQPVVHIATEKIVGFEALLRWHHPAHGWMSPAKFIPIAEESGLIGAIGEWAIRTACQDLARWPHDVRCAVNVSTLQFKNPELPFIVEDAIDSAGIHPGRLELEITESVFLTDDEGTDAMFAALKQIGVRLALDDFGTGYSSLGYLKKAPFDKIKIDRSFVQGATERGSKNGAIIASITSLAQALGMDTTAEGVETLDELDLVRMFGCSHVQGYIYDQPLDVVTASSRLATGFDAVAKGPRSARAARHSMLRRVILEHQGQFYNGTIRNISQTGALVEGLWNVPVGTIFSIALSDSVSMTATTRWSSEDRMGVEFAVPLVRGSSGMFAALDGPAASSESHLLRRTA; encoded by the coding sequence ATGGGGTTCGCCGTGATAGCGCCGATCGGCCTTGCTTCATTGGCCTTTTCGAACTGGATGGTGAACGGTTCGCTCGATTATCATTGGGGAGCCGCCTCGCTCATCTCGCTGACCGCGCTGACCACCGCGCTTCTCGGCAATCGCATCGTGCTGATTTTTACCGCTCAGGCCGTCTGCTGGTCGATCTACGCCCTTATCGAAGGTACAGCTTATGCGGTGGGGGCCACGAGCGCGGCGGTCCTCGTTCTCGTGCTCGTCAGTCGCTACCAGGCACGCATCAACAAGGCGGAAGCCGAGCGCCAGGCGGCCCTCGAGCGCCGCCAGACACGAGCGGAAGATATCCTTCGCGATTACGAGGAGACCGGGCAGGGGTGGTTTTGGGAAACCGATCGACGCGGACAGATCATCTATCTGTCCGATAGTGTCGCTCGCTCACTGAACCGTGAAAAAGCGGAATTGGATGGGCGTCCATTTGTCGAGCTCTTCGACCTCGCCTGCGACAGCCGTGAGGGGGAGCGGACACTCCTTTTCCACTTGTCCGCGCGATCCGCCTTTACCGAACTAGCGGTCCGATCGAGCAATCCGGACGAGGAGCGCTGGTGGTCGATCAACGGTCGCCCCATTTTCGACGAGTATCACAATTTCTGCGGCTTTCGCGGGTCTGGCACCGACCTGACCGAGAAGAAGCGAAGCGCGGACCAGGCGTCCAGGCTCGCGCGGTTCGACTCCCTGACAGGTCTGGCGAACCGCTTCCAGATGTCGCAGAGCCTGGAAAAGATTCTCGCCAATCCCCTGGAAATGCAGCGCGAGTGTGCGGTTTTCCTGCTCGACCTCGATCGTTTCAAGCATGTGAACGATACGCTTGGCCACCCGGCGGGCGATGCACTGCTGCGCCAGGTCGCCCAGCGGCTCGAACGGACAGTCGGAAGATCGGGCCGCGTCGGCCGCCTGGGCGGTGACGAATTCCAGGTGATCGTGCCGGGGCGGATCGACCGGGCTCAGGTCAGCGCCCTTGCGAAGGACATCATCACAGCAATCTCGCAGCCCTATTCGATCGAGGGTCACCGCGTGGTGATCGGGGTCTCGGTCGGGATTGCAATTTCACCCGACGACGGCACGACGAATGAAGCGTTGATCCGTAACGCCGACCTTGCCCTCTACGCCGCAAAGGACGGCGGACGCGGTCGTCATCATTTCTACGCGCCGGACCTGCACGCTGACGCCGAGGAAAGAAGCAAGCTAGAACGAGACTTGCGCGACGCCATCGCCGAGGGAAACCTCGAACTCCATTATCAGCCGGTCGTGCATATCGCGACGGAGAAGATCGTCGGATTCGAAGCGCTGCTGCGATGGCACCACCCCGCTCACGGGTGGATGTCGCCTGCGAAGTTCATACCGATCGCCGAGGAATCTGGACTGATCGGTGCGATCGGCGAATGGGCGATCCGCACAGCCTGTCAGGACTTGGCACGATGGCCACACGATGTCCGCTGCGCCGTCAACGTGTCGACCCTCCAATTCAAGAATCCCGAACTGCCCTTCATCGTCGAAGATGCGATCGATTCAGCGGGCATCCATCCCGGACGGCTGGAATTGGAAATTACCGAAAGCGTCTTCCTCACCGACGACGAGGGAACCGACGCGATGTTCGCGGCGCTGAAGCAGATCGGCGTCCGATTGGCCCTCGACGATTTCGGCACCGGGTATTCATCGCTGGGCTACTTGAAGAAGGCGCCATTCGACAAGATCAAGATCGACCGGAGCTTCGTCCAGGGTGCTACCGAGAGGGGTAGCAAGAATGGGGCGATCATCGCGTCCATCACCAGTCTGGCCCAGGCTCTGGGAATGGATACCACTGCCGAAGGGGTGGAAACTCTCGATGAACTCGATCTTGTCCGGATGTTCGGTTGCAGCCACGTCCAAGGCTACATCTACGACCAGCCTCTTGATGTCGTAACCGCCAGTTCCCGCTTGGCGACCGGCTTCGATGCTGTTGCGAAGGGGCCTCGATCAGCGAGGGCTGCCCGTCACTCGATGCTCAGGCGGGTCATTCTCGAGCATCAGGGCCAGTTCTACAACGGAACGATCCGCAATATTTCGCAGACGGGTGCGCTCGTCGAGGGGCTGTGGAACGTGCCCGTTGGGACGATTTTTTCCATCGCGCTTTCCGATTCCGTGTCGATGACTGCGACGACGCGGTGGTCCAGCGAGGATCGGATGGGTGTGGAGTTCGCGGTTCCGCTTGTCAGGGGATCTTCGGGCATGTTCGCCGCACTCGATGGGCCGGCGGCCAGTTCCGAAAGCCACCTGTTGCGCCGTACGGCCTGA
- a CDS encoding EAL domain-containing protein, translating to MLDQFEDSGIAWLWATDAAGMLSYISASAADQLGKASEEVIGKPLSTLFLPDRAEDEDKAERPLAFQLRAKNSIFELPVRLAVDDREVWWAISARPQNDANGEFLGYRGSAKDITAIRETQRDASRMAQYDALTGLANRHRMTKRLTATLTAYKAAKRTCALMMLDLDRFKQVNDTLGHPAGDELLKQVSQRLERIIGSRGEIGRLGGDEFQVMLPDIDDRGRLGEIATSVIQMISQPYSLDGSRAIIGTSVGIAIAPYDGIETDELVSSADLALYSAKGGGRGQYRFFSSELKDGARLRRQIEEDLRDAIQTDQLEIHYQPIVRTSDHRATGMEALVRWNHPERGFISPSEFVPVAEETNLVNALGEWVLRRACEEAAQWPDSLTVAVNVSAIQFSATDLPKIVRSTLDRTGLHPSRLVLEITESVFLGDPQGTRAMLKALKKVGVRLALDDFGTGYSSLGYLSSAPLDKIKIDRSFVAGATESDTNNAEIIAAIVGLARALNMETVAEGVEAMDELKLISGLGASHIQGWIFSKAMPQSELLARLQEGGLKFVPSGPPKHRTDRRSTYRKVGVIHEDHRYEVVMRNLSKTGAGIEGLIDVPLGTQLVLDLGDGQLAVCKVVRSAGFTQGLEFEDSLISDGADGLCTRHRISPYALAAAGMPLAALPPGYYNPPQRDDGLRRKPAFLQADLSRSRAA from the coding sequence TTGCTCGATCAGTTCGAGGACTCGGGCATAGCGTGGCTGTGGGCGACGGATGCTGCCGGAATGCTGAGCTACATATCGGCCAGCGCGGCTGACCAACTTGGCAAAGCCAGCGAAGAGGTAATCGGCAAGCCACTCTCTACCCTTTTCCTGCCGGATAGAGCCGAAGATGAGGACAAGGCCGAACGGCCGCTCGCTTTCCAGCTTCGGGCCAAGAACTCGATCTTCGAATTGCCGGTTCGCCTGGCGGTTGACGACCGGGAAGTCTGGTGGGCGATTAGCGCGCGCCCTCAGAACGATGCGAACGGCGAATTCCTCGGGTATCGGGGGAGTGCAAAGGACATAACAGCGATCCGCGAGACCCAGCGGGATGCATCTCGGATGGCGCAGTACGATGCGCTTACAGGGCTGGCGAACCGGCACCGGATGACCAAGCGCCTCACCGCAACCCTGACAGCTTATAAGGCTGCCAAGCGCACCTGTGCCCTGATGATGCTCGATCTCGACCGATTCAAGCAGGTCAACGATACCTTGGGCCACCCCGCTGGTGACGAACTTCTGAAGCAGGTTTCCCAGCGCCTCGAGCGGATCATTGGCTCGCGCGGGGAAATCGGGCGGCTTGGCGGAGACGAATTTCAGGTCATGCTGCCTGATATCGACGACCGCGGCCGGCTGGGCGAAATCGCCACGAGTGTCATTCAAATGATCTCGCAGCCCTATTCACTCGACGGTAGCAGGGCGATCATCGGTACATCCGTCGGCATTGCGATAGCACCGTACGATGGCATCGAGACCGACGAGTTGGTAAGCAGCGCCGACCTCGCGCTGTATTCCGCCAAGGGCGGGGGCCGGGGGCAGTACCGGTTCTTCTCGAGCGAACTGAAGGACGGGGCGCGGCTTCGTCGGCAGATCGAGGAGGACTTGCGCGACGCGATCCAGACCGATCAGCTGGAAATTCATTACCAACCGATCGTTCGTACTTCCGATCACCGTGCAACCGGTATGGAAGCACTGGTTCGCTGGAACCATCCAGAGCGCGGGTTCATCAGTCCTTCGGAATTCGTACCCGTTGCCGAGGAAACCAACCTCGTAAACGCGCTCGGTGAATGGGTGCTCAGGCGCGCGTGCGAAGAGGCAGCGCAATGGCCTGATTCCCTCACCGTTGCGGTCAACGTGTCGGCGATCCAGTTCTCCGCGACCGACCTGCCGAAAATCGTGCGTTCCACGCTCGATCGCACGGGCCTTCATCCGTCTCGCCTGGTGCTCGAGATAACCGAGAGCGTATTCCTGGGCGACCCTCAAGGTACGCGGGCGATGCTCAAGGCGCTCAAGAAAGTCGGCGTGCGCCTGGCGCTCGATGACTTCGGCACAGGGTACTCGTCACTCGGCTATCTGAGCAGCGCGCCGCTCGACAAGATCAAGATCGACCGTAGCTTTGTCGCCGGCGCGACGGAAAGCGATACAAACAACGCGGAGATCATCGCGGCGATCGTTGGTCTCGCCCGTGCACTAAACATGGAAACCGTTGCCGAGGGTGTCGAGGCAATGGACGAGTTGAAGCTCATATCGGGGCTCGGTGCCAGCCACATCCAGGGCTGGATATTCTCAAAGGCTATGCCGCAATCCGAGTTGCTCGCCCGATTGCAGGAGGGCGGGCTCAAGTTCGTTCCCAGCGGTCCTCCCAAACATCGGACCGACCGTCGCTCGACGTACCGAAAGGTCGGCGTGATTCATGAGGACCACCGGTACGAGGTCGTCATGAGGAACCTTTCGAAGACGGGCGCAGGGATCGAAGGGCTGATCGACGTGCCACTGGGCACCCAACTGGTCCTGGATCTCGGCGATGGACAACTGGCCGTATGCAAGGTCGTGCGATCAGCGGGATTTACGCAAGGCCTTGAATTCGAAGACAGCCTGATCAGCGACGGCGCCGACGGCCTGTGCACGCGGCACCGCATCAGCCCCTACGCACTCGCCGCCGCGGGAATGCCGCTCGCCGCGTTGCCGCCAGGCTATTACAATCCGCCGCAGCGCGATGACGGACTACGCCGGAAGCCAGCGTTTCTGCAGGCGGACCTGTCGAGATCGCGCGCGGCGTGA